CGTGCGCGGGCGTCGGCTGGCCGATCCAATTGTGCGTGCCGATCGAGGCCGGGCCGCGCGCCTGGTCCAGATTCACCGCGAAATGCGAGCGCAGCACCGCGACATTGACCGTCTCACCGAGCTTGTGCGCCAACCGTTCACACACCAGATGACCCTGCTCGGTGACCTCGAGCCGCTCCGGCACCGCCGCGGCCAGGCGCAGGATTCCCATGCTGAGCCGGTACTTTCCCCGCTCGTAGGTCTGCGCCACCAGCTGATGGTCCTCCAGCGAGCCGAGCAGCCGGAACACGGTGGACTTGTGCACCCCGATCTCCCCGGCGATCTCGCTGACCCCGGCCTCGCCCTTGCGGGCAAGGATCTCCAGCACGCTCAACGCGCGATCGACGGACTGCACGCCGCCGTCGGAGGACCGCTCCCGCTGCCCGTTGCTGTTGGCCATGCGCCTACTATACGAAGGCTTTTCGGCCGCCCGGCCGGTCGTTTACAGCACCGCCACCGAGCGCAGCACCGTCCCGGCGTGCATGGTGTCGAAGGCGCGCTCCACATCGTCGAGCGTGATCCGCTCGGTCACGAACTTCTCCAGCGGCAGCCGCCCCTGCCGGTACAGGTCGATCAGCATCGGGAAGTCGCGCTCGGGCAGGCAGTCGCCGTACCAGGACGACTTCAACGATCCACCGCGGGAGAAGAAGTCGATCAGCGGCATGTCGAGGGTCATGTCCGGGGTGGGCACGCCGACGAGCACCACGGTGCCCGCCAGATCGCGGGCGTAGAACGCCTGCTTCCAGGTCTCCGGGCGGCCGACCGCGTCGATCACCACGTCCGCGCCGAAGCCCCCGGTCAATTCGCGCACGGCCTCGACCACATCCACCTCGGCACCGTTGACGGTGTGGGTCGCGCCGAGTTCGCGGGCCCACGCGAGTTTCGTGTCGTCTCGATCGATGGCGATGATGCGGTTGGCGCCCGCGAGCCGGGCGCCCATGATCGCGGCGTCGCCGACACCGCCGCAGCCGATCACCGCGACCGAATCGCCGCGGCCGACATTGCCGGTATTGACCGCCGCGCCCAGCCCGGCCATCACCCCGCACCCGAGCAGACCGGCCACCGCCGGATCCGCGGCCGGGTCGACCCTGGTGCACTGGCCCGCGTGCACGAGCGTCTTCTCGGCCAGCGCGCCGATGCCCAGCGCGGGGGTGAGCTCGGTGCCGTCGGCCAGGGTCATCTTCTGCGTCGCGTTGAAGGTGTCGAAGCAGTACTGCGGGCGGCCCCGCTTGCAGGCGCGGCACTGCCCGCACACGGCGCGCCAGTTCAGAATCACGAAGTCGCCCACCTCGACCGACTCGACGCCCGCGCCCACGGACTCGATCACGCCGGTCGCCTCGTGCCCGAGCAGGAACGGGAACTGGTCGGTGATGCCGCCGTCGCGGTAGGTGAGGTCGGTGTGGCAGACGCCGCACGCCCGCACCGCCACCACGACCTCGCCCGGACCGGGATCCGGGACGACGATCGTGGTGACTTCGGCGGGTGCGCCTTTCGACCGGGCGATGACGCCGCGTACCTGCTGGGGCATGGTGTTCTCCTTCGCGTGCTCAGCACTCCACGATGTTGACCGGAACGTTCACCGCGAGACCGCCGGTCGAGGTCTCCTTGTACTTGGAGCTCATGTCCTGCCCCGTGACCCGCATGGTCTCGATCACCTGGTCCAGGCTGACCCGGTGAATCCCGTTGCCGCGCAATGCCATGCGCGCGGCATTGATGGCCTTGCCCGCCGAGATGGCGTTGCGTTCGATGCACGGGATCTGCACCAGCCCCTCGATGGGGTCGCAGGTGAGGCCCAGGCTGTGCTCCATGGCGATCTCGGCCGCGTTCTCCACCTGCGCGGGGGTGCCGCCCAGGATCTCGGCGAGGCCCGCGGCGGCCATCGAGGCGGCCGAACCCACCTCGCCCTGGCAGCCGACCTCGGCGCCGGAGATCGACGCGCGCTCCTTGTACAGCGAGCCGATCGCCCCGGCGGCCAGCAGGAAGCGGACGGCGGTGTCGTCGGGGTCGGCGCGCCCGGCCGGGGTGTAGTGCACCGCGTAGTGCAGCACGGCCGGGATGATGCCCGCGGCCCCGTTCGTCGGCGCGGTCACGATCCGACCGCCCGCGGCGTTCTCCTCGTTGACCGCCAGCGCCACCAGATTCACCCAGTCCTCGGCGAAGGCCGGGTCGCGCTCGGGATCCTCGGAGTCCAGCCGCACGTACCAGTCGTGGGCGCGCCGCCGCACACCGAGCGCGCCGGGCAGCACGCCCTCGCGGGAGATGCCGCGCCGCTCGCAGTCCACCATCACGTCGCGGATGTGCAGCAGCCGTTCGAAAACCGCTGCCTCCGGGCGGAATTCGCGCTCGAACCGGAGCATGACCGCGCCGATGCCGCAGTCGAATCGCGCACACAGCTCGAGCAGTTCCTTCGCCGAGGAGAACGACCACTCGCCCGTGCGGGGCGCCGCGGGATGCCCGGCCTCGGCCTCGGTGACGACGAAGCCGCCGCCGATGGAGAAGTAGGTCTCGGTGTGCACGGTGGTGTGCTCGGCGGTGAGCGCGGTGATCGTCATGGCGTTGGGATGGAACGGCAGCACCGTGAGCGGGCGCAGCACCATATCGTCCTCGGTGAGGGCGATGTCGGTCACGCCGCCGAGCCGGATGCGGCCGCTGCCGCGCATGGCGGCCAGCCGCCGCTCCATCTCGTCGTTCTCCAGCGTCTCCGGCGCGCATCCCTGGAGCCCGAGCAGGATCGCGGTCATGGTGCCGTGTCCCGCCCCGGTCGCCGCGAGCGAGCCGAACAGGTCGACCCGGACCGTGGCGACGTGCGCGAGCGCGTCCAGGCTCGCCAGGTCGGCGACGAATCGGCCCGCGGCCCGCATCGGCCCGACCGTGTGCGAGCTGGAGGGCCCGATGCCCACCGAGAACAGGTCGAAGATGCTGATGGTCATCGGGTCACGGTCCTGAGCTCCTCGAGATAGCGGGTGTGGGTGAGCAGTCCGTCGCTCGACGAACCGGGCGCGGGCAGCACGGCGAACAACCACCCGGCGTGAAAGGGGTCCTGGGCCAGCAGCTCCGGCTGCTCGAGCGCCGCGGCGTTGTGGATGGTGACCAGACCGCCGATCGGTGCGTGGATCGCGAATTCCGACCCGTCCGCCATCCGGACCGCACCACAGGCTACACCGGCGTCGACGATGCTTCGAATCGGCGGAAGGCGCAGCGCGGCGACGGCGCGGTCCGGCACGGCCGCCGCGGTGAGCCCGACGCGCAGCGGGCTGTCGGCGAAACCCTCGCCGGGGGCCAGCGCCACCCAGAGGTGCTTGCCGGTGTAGGCGCGATCGATCGGAAGCTGGTGAACCTGCATGACATTCCTTCTGTCGGTATTCGGGTGTCTCAGCCGAACTCCGCGGCGGCGTCGGTCAGCCACCGCGCGAGATGGCCCGCGAACGACGACCGGACCAGGATCCGGTAGTCGGTTCCGGCGTCGTCGAGGGCGCTCAGGATGACCGCGGCGCGGCCGAGCATGGTCTGCACCGCCGAACCGGCCCGGAACACGCGCGGGTGCAGGTCGATCGAGCAGCCCTTGGCCAGCAGGTCGCGGGCGCGAGAACCGCCGAGCCGCACCGCGGTTCGCTGTCCGGAGACGTCGACGGCCGCGCCGCCGTGCGCGCCGACCGCGGCCCGCAACTCCGCCTCCAACACCGTCGCCGCGGCGGCCCGGTCGGTCACCAGCCACTCCTCGGGGCCGAGCCAGATCGCGCACACCCGCGCCGCCTCGGCGAATGTCGAAGGCGCGGTGGGTAGTTCGAGGCCGAGCACCCGCCCGGCCGCCGCGCCGCCGGGACCGGCCGGGTCGGTCCACAGGTTCACCATCGCGGCGAACGGTTCCGCCGCTATGGTCACGGTGTCAGCCATCGCGTCGTGTTCCTTCCGGGTCGACGAGGACGGTGCCGGTGACCTCGACCGGTATCAGCTTCTCGCCCACCGGGACGTGCAGGGTGTCGCCCAGCCGGGAGCGGCCCGCCGCGACCAGCGCGAGCGCGAACGGCCGCCCCAACTCGGCGCTGCGATAGCTGGAGGTGACGTGACCGAGCATCGGCACCGGCGGGGGCGGCAGCTGCCCGTCGGCGACCGCCTCGATGATCTGCGCGCCCTCCGGCAGCACCGTCTCCCGGTCCAGCGGCAGCAGCCCGACGAACTGCTTGCGCAAGGGATTCCGGTTCGCCGCCCGGTCGAAGGAGCGCTTGCCGAGGAAGTCGCGCTTCTTCTTCGACACCACCCATTCCATGCCCAGATCCTGCGGCGTGACCGTGCCGTCGGTGTCCTGGCCGATGATCGGATACCCCTTCTCGGCCCGCAGCACGTGCATGGTCTCGGTGCCGTACGGCGTGATGCCGAACGGCTGCCCGGCCGCGATCAGCCGCTCCCACAGCGCGATTGCGTGGCGGCTGTCCACATTGACCTCGAAGGCGAGCTCACCGGAGAAGCTCACCCGCGCGACCCGCACGGGTACCTCGCCGAGGCGGGTGTCGCGCCAGGCCATGAACGGAAACGCCGCTGTGCCGACGTCGAGGTCCGGGAAGACCGCGCCGACCACATCCCGCGACTTCGGCCCGGCCACCGGGAAAGTCGCCCAGTGGTCGGTGACGGAGGTGAGCCGCACGCGCAGGTGTGGCCATTCGGTTTGCAGCCACTCCTCCATCCAGTCCAGAATCCGCGCCGCGTTCTCGGTGGTGGTGAACACCTGAAACCGGTTGTCGGCCAACCGCATCACCGTACCGTCGTCGAGGACCATGCCGTCGACGCCGCACATCACGCCGTAGCGGACCATCCCGACCCGCAGCGTGCTCATCATGTTCGTGTACATCAGATCGAGCAGCGTCCCGGCGTCGGGGCCCTGGACGTCGATCTTGCCGAGGGTGGAGCCGTCGAGAATCCCGACGCCGCCGCGCACCGCCGCGCATTCGCGCAGCACCGCCGCGGCCATGTCCTCACCGGGCCGGGGATAGTAGCGCGGCCGCTTCCACTGGCCGACATCCTCGAACACGGCGCCGTGGGCGACGTGCCAATCGTGCACGGCCGTCACGCGTTCCGGGTCGAACAGCGCGCCGCGGTTGCGCCCGGCGAGCGCCGCGAACGCCACCGGCGTGTACGGCGGCCGGAACGTGGTGGTGCCGAGGTCCTCGATCCGCGTGCCGAGCAGTTCGGCGGCAATGCCGGAGGAGATCACGCCGGACGTCTTGCCCTGATCGTGCGCGGTGCCGATGGTGGTGTAGCGCTTGATGTGTTCCATCGACCGCATGCCCGCGCCCACGGCCCGGGCGAGATCGGCCACGGTCGCGTCCCGCTGCACATCGACGAATTGGCGTGCCGCACCGTCGGAATCGGGAACCCGCCACAGCACCAGGGGCGGCGACGGTGCGCCGGAATCCGCGACGCCGGGGTCCGCGGCGGGCGCGGGGGAGAACCCGAGCCCGAGCAGGGCGGCCGCACCCGCGCTGCGGCCCGCGCGCAGGCAACCCGCCAGCTCGAAGATCCCGTTGGCGGAGCCCGCGACCGTCACCCCCGGCAGCGGCTCGCCGGGCAGGAACGCACCGAGCGCAGCGTCGTACCGCAGCGCGCCGCGGGCCTGACTGTACAGGTGCACCGCGGGATTCCAGCCGCCGCTGACCAGCAGCGCATCACAGGCCAGCGGCACCCGCCGCGCGGTGTCCGAGCGCCCGGTCACCAGCGCGTGCGTGACGCGGTCCGCGCCGCGCGTGCCGCAGACCACCGATGCCGTCCGCACCGCGATACCGCGCCGCTCGCATTCCCGCAGCCAGCGCGGCGGGCACTCGTCGCGGGCCTCGACGACGGCCTCGATCCCGACCCCGGCGTCGTGCAGCTCGAGGGCGACGGGGTAGGCGCTGTCATTGGTGGTGAAAACCACCGCCCGCGTACCGATTCGGACGCCGTAGCGGTGCAGGAAGGTGCGGGCGGCGTGGGCGAGCATGATCCCGGGGCGGTCGTTGTCGGTGAACACGACCGGGCGCTCGTGCGCGCCGGTGGCGATCAGCACGTGCCGGGCCCGGATGCGCCACACCCGCTGGCGGCTCAGCGAAGCCGGGGCGTCGAAGCCGAGGTGATCGGTGCGTCGCTCGAGGGCCAGTACGAAACCGTCGTCGTAATGCCCGAAGGCCGTGGTGCGTTGCAGGTGCACGACCTCCGGGCAGGCCGCCAGCTCCGCCACCGCGGCCGCCACCCACTCCGATGCCGGTGCGCCGTCGATGATTTCGGTGTCGCCCAGCAGCGCGCCCCCGGCCTCGCTCTGCTCGTCCACGAGCACCACCCGCGCGCCCGCCCGCGCCGCGGTCAGCGCCGCGGCGAGCCCCGCCGGGCCCGCGCCGACGACCAGCAGGTCGGCGTGTGCGTGTTTCGCGTCGTAGGTCGCGGGGTCGGGGGTCTCGGCCAGCCGTCCCTGCCCGGGGAGGCCGCGGGTCACCAGCCCGTCGAACAATTCGACGGTGGTGGCCAGCAGCATCGGTTCCGGGAAGGGCGTCTCGATCTGGACCAGCCCGCCGGTGTCCTCGGCCCATGCCGCGGTGACCCCGCGCGCGCGGCCGAACTTGACGCTGCTCGCGATCCGGTGAATTCCGTTGGCCAGCAGGGCCGATGCGAGGGTGTCGCCGGGGTGCCCGGTCAGTTCCCGGCCGTCGAAGGTGAAGGCGAGGGCGGTGTCGCGGTCGATCCGCCCGCCGCGGGGCGTGCGCAGTGGTGCGTTCACGCGATCACCGGCTGCTGCTCGTCCGGGCGGTAGACGCGATGGAACCGGTAGGTGGTCGTATCGCGGACGGCATTGAACCAGCGTCGGCATCCGGCGCTGTGGCTCCACCGCTCGGCGAACAGGCCCTTGGGGTTGGCGCGATAGAACACGTACCGCGCCCATTCCTCGTCGGTCAGCGCCTGCGGATCCCGCGGGTAGGCGACGTGTGCCTGTCCGCCGTAATGGAATTCGGTTTCCTCGCGCGGCCCGCACCACGGGCATTCGATCAATTGCATGGCGGCTCCCGATCAGTGGGCGACGGCGGCGGCGCCGTGCTCGTCGACCAGCGCGCCGGTGACGAACCGGTCCAGGCCGAACGGCGCGACGTACTCGTGCGGTTCCCCGGTGGCGAGGGTATCGGCCAGGCACCACCCGATACCGGGCGTGGCCTTGAAACCACCCGTGCCCCAACCGCAATTGAGATAGACGTTCTCGTACGGGGTGCGCCCGACGATGGGGGAGGCGTCCGGGCTCACATCGACGATGCCGCCCCAGGTGCGCAGCAGATGCGCGCGGGCGAACACCGGGAACAGTTCCACGGCCGCGGCCATCTGGCTCTCGACGATGTGGAACGCGCCGCGCTGGCCGTACCCGTTGTAGGCATCGATCCCGGCCCCCATGACCAGCTCACCCTTGTGCGCCTGCGACACGTACACGTGCATCGCGCCGGACATCACGATCGTCGGATGCACCGGCTCGAGCAGCTCCGACACCATCGCCTGCAACGGATGGCTCTGCAACGGTGTCCGGATGCCGAGCATATCGGTGAGCGTGGAGGTGTGCCCCGCCGCGCACAGCGCGATCCGCCCCGCCGAGATATCGCCGCGGGTGGTGCGTACCCCGGTCACCCGGTCACCGTCGACGGCGAACCCGGTGACCTCGCAGTCCTGAATGATATCGATGCCCGCCGCGTCCGCGCGCCGCGCGAAACCCCATGCCACGTAATCGTGTTTGGCGATCCCGGCGCGCGGTTGATAGGTCGCCCCGAGCACCGGATAGCGAATATCACCGGAAATGTTCACGATCGGGCAGAGCTTGCGCACCTCCTCCGGCTCCACCCACTCCGCGTCGATCCCGTTGAGCCGGTTGGCCTGCACGCGGCGCACCCCGTCGCGGATGTCCTGGAGGCTGTGCGCCAGATTCAGCACACCCCGCTGACTGAACAGGATCGGATAGCCGAGATCGTCCTCGAGCCCCTCCCACAGCTTCAGGGCGTGCTCGTAGATCTTCGCGCTCTCGTCCCACAGGTAGTTCGACCGGATCAGCGTCGTATTGCGGGCCATGTTCCCGCCCGCGAGCCACCCCTTCTCCAGCACCGCGACATCGGTGATGCCGTGATTGCGGGCCAGATAGTGCGCCGTCGCCAGCCCGTGCCCGCCGCCCCCGACGATGACGATGTCGTAGGTTTTCTTCGGTTCCGGGTTGCGCCACAGGAATTCGGGATGCTCGGGCAGCCGCGCGCCCGGGGGCGGGTCGCTCGTCATCGGTGCGCCTCCCTGCAAGATAAGTACGCGTGCAACTGATATATCAACTGTCAAGTAGGCTAAGGTTAGCTGTGACGGAACGTCAAGGCTCCGGAAAGCGAGGGAGATGGGCGTGATCGACTCACCGGCCACCGCGCCGACACCGGCCGGTGGCACGAACGCGGACAACGCCTACGAGGTCATCCGCGATCGGTTGATCATGCTCGACATTCGCCCGGGAGACCCGATCAACGACGACCGTCTCGCCGCGGAACTGGGGTACGGCCGGACGCCGGTGCGCGAGGCCCTCAAGCGCCTCGAGCGCGATCGGCTGGTGATCGCCTATCCCCGGCGCGGCACCTTCGCCACCGGCGTCGACATGACCGATCTCGCCGACATCTCCGAGATCCGCCGCCAACTCGAACCCGTGGCGGCGGCCCGGGCGGCGCGCACGGCCTCGCAGGAGACGCGCGAGCGGCTCGCGGCGCTGGCCGAGGAGGTCGCCGGGCTGCGCGACTCGGACGATCCACGGGCGTTGCTGCGCAAGGACATTCGGGTGCATCGCGAGATCTACCGGGCCGCGGGCAATCCGCACCTGGAAGACATTCTGGTGAGCCTGGATTCGCACGCCACCAGGATCTGGTGCCTGTTCCTGGATCGGCTCACCGATATCGCGAGCAATGTGCGCGAGCACTCGGCGCTGCTGCGGGCCATCGTCGACGGCAATGCCGACGCGGCGGCCTCGCTGACCACCGCCCATGTCTCGAACTTCGAGCGGGCGATCCGCAGCCTGCTGTAACGGAGCGACGCGGGGGAAGGTCAGCATCTGATCCTCGCCATCTCCGGGGCGACCAGCGGCTCGGCCGTGACCGTCGCGGGGATCCGGGCGCCGAAATACTCGATCTCGACCCGGGTTCCGACCCCGGCCGCCGCCGGGAGCCACGCGTAGGCGATCGGCGCGCCGATGGTGTGCCCGAATGCCGCGCTGGTGACATACCCGCACGGCACGCCGTCCACGTACACCGGCTCCTGGCCGAGCACGACCGACCTGCCGTCATCGATCACCAGGCAGGACAGCCGCCGCTCGACCGGTACGGCCGACATGTGGTGCAGCGCCGCGCGACCGACGAAGTCCCCCTTCCGCATGCGCACCGCGAAGCCGAGCCCGGCCGCGTACGGGTCGTGCTCGGTGGTCATATCGGTGCCCCAGGCGCGATACCCCTTCTCCAGCCGGAGGGAATTGAAGGCGGCGCGCCCGGCGGCGACGATGCCGTACTGCTGGCCCCGCGCCCACAGCAGGTCCCACAGCCGCAGGCCGTTGTCGGCGGAGGCGTACAGCTCCCAGCCCAGCTCACCGACGTAGGACAGGCGCAGGGCCGTCACCGGAATGCCGCCGACGCGAACCCTTTTGGCGCGGAAGTACTTGAAGCCCTCGGGGGAGAAGTCGTCGCCGCTGAGCGCCTGCACCAGATCCCGGGCGCGCGGCCCCCACACACCGACGCAGCAGGTGCCGCCGGTGATGTCGCGGATCCGCACGCCGTCGCCGGGCGGGGCCTGCCGCCGGAAGTGGTCGAGATCCAGGTTGCCGTTCGCGCCGACCTGAAAGGTGTTCTCCGACAACCGAGTCACGGTGAGGTCGCTGCGCACGCCGCCCGCCTCGTCCAGCGCCAGCGTGTAGGTGACCGACCCGACCGACTTGTCCATCTTCCCGGTGGTCAGCCGATCCAGCAGCGCGAGCGCACCCGACCCGGTGATCTCCAGCCGCTTCAGCGGGGTCATGTCGTACAGGGCGACGGCGGTGCGGGTGCGCCAGGCCTCGGCCGCGGCGATCGGGGAGTGGAACCGGGCCGCCCACTCGTCGCGCGCGGGCGGCACCCACTCGGGCGGCAGCTGAGCGACCAGGTCCGCGTTCGCCTCGAACCAGTGCGGGCGCTCCCAGCCCGCGTTCTCCAGGAATACCGCGCCCAGTTCCCGCTGCCGGGCGTGGAACGGGCTGACCCGCAGATCGCGGGGCGACAGCCGGGGTTGCAGCGGGTGCACGATGTCGTAGATCTCCACGAAATTCTGCTGCGCGGTCTCGCTGACATAGTCGGGGGACAGCTGCACCTGCTCGAACCGGTGCACATCGCAGCCGTGCAGATCGATCTCGCTGCGGCCGTTCACCAGTAGCTGCGCCACCGACCGCGCGACGCCCGCGGAGTGGGTCACCCATACCGCCTCGGCGATCCAGAAACCCGCGACCTCGGCGGATTCGCCGATGAGCGGTCCGCCGTCGGGCGTGAAGGAGAAGATGCCGTTGAAGCCCTCCTCGACCTCGGTCGCCTCCAGGCTCGGCAGCAGCAGCCGGGCCTGCTTCCACGACGGCGCGAAATCCGCCGCCGTGAAGGGCAGCATCGACGGCATCTCCGTCGCGGAGACCCGTGTGCTGTCGGGCAATTCGCGCGGATCGACCGGCATCGGGCGATGGGCGTAGCTGCCGATGCCGAGCCGGTCGACGTGCTCGCGGAAGTACAGATCCTGCTCCTGATGCCGGAGGATCGGCAGGCTCGCCTCGGCGAATTCGGTACTGCGCCCGGCGAGTTCGCGAATCCGGCCGGTCTTGGCGTACTGGTGCGCCAGCGGCAGCAGCGGGACATCCATACCGACCATCGCGCCGATCTCGGGGCCCCAGAACCCCGCGCACGACACCACGATATCGGCCGGGAGCACGCCGTCGGCGGTCCGGACGCCGGTGACCCGGCCGCCGCTCTGCTCGATCCCGATCACCTTCGTCAGGCCGCGGAACTGCACCCCGCGGGCCGCGACCCGGCGGGCGAGCGCGGCCACCACGCGCGACGCCTTGGCCAGCCCGTCCGTCGGCACGTACAGCCCGCCGAGAATCTGCTTCTCGTCCAGCAGCGGATGCAGCCGCACGCACTCGCGCGGCTCGACGACGGAACTGTCGACCCCCCACGAGGTCGCCCACCCGTGCCTGCGATGCAGCTCCGCGAGCCGCGCCGGGGTCGTCGCCACCTCGAGCCCGCCCACCTGGTTGAAGCACCACCGGCCCTCGTCCTCGAGCCCGAGAAACTTCTCGACCGTGTACCGGGCGAATTCGGTCATCGTCTTGGCGGCATTGGTCTGGAAAACCAGTCCG
The Nocardia terpenica genome window above contains:
- a CDS encoding GntR family transcriptional regulator, with the translated sequence MGVIDSPATAPTPAGGTNADNAYEVIRDRLIMLDIRPGDPINDDRLAAELGYGRTPVREALKRLERDRLVIAYPRRGTFATGVDMTDLADISEIRRQLEPVAAARAARTASQETRERLAALAEEVAGLRDSDDPRALLRKDIRVHREIYRAAGNPHLEDILVSLDSHATRIWCLFLDRLTDIASNVREHSALLRAIVDGNADAAASLTTAHVSNFERAIRSLL
- a CDS encoding S-(hydroxymethyl)mycothiol dehydrogenase translates to MPQQVRGVIARSKGAPAEVTTIVVPDPGPGEVVVAVRACGVCHTDLTYRDGGITDQFPFLLGHEATGVIESVGAGVESVEVGDFVILNWRAVCGQCRACKRGRPQYCFDTFNATQKMTLADGTELTPALGIGALAEKTLVHAGQCTRVDPAADPAVAGLLGCGVMAGLGAAVNTGNVGRGDSVAVIGCGGVGDAAIMGARLAGANRIIAIDRDDTKLAWARELGATHTVNGAEVDVVEAVRELTGGFGADVVIDAVGRPETWKQAFYARDLAGTVVLVGVPTPDMTLDMPLIDFFSRGGSLKSSWYGDCLPERDFPMLIDLYRQGRLPLEKFVTERITLDDVERAFDTMHAGTVLRSVAVL
- a CDS encoding sarcosine oxidase subunit delta, translating into MQLIECPWCGPREETEFHYGGQAHVAYPRDPQALTDEEWARYVFYRANPKGLFAERWSHSAGCRRWFNAVRDTTTYRFHRVYRPDEQQPVIA
- a CDS encoding L-serine ammonia-lyase, which gives rise to MTISIFDLFSVGIGPSSSHTVGPMRAAGRFVADLASLDALAHVATVRVDLFGSLAATGAGHGTMTAILLGLQGCAPETLENDEMERRLAAMRGSGRIRLGGVTDIALTEDDMVLRPLTVLPFHPNAMTITALTAEHTTVHTETYFSIGGGFVVTEAEAGHPAAPRTGEWSFSSAKELLELCARFDCGIGAVMLRFEREFRPEAAVFERLLHIRDVMVDCERRGISREGVLPGALGVRRRAHDWYVRLDSEDPERDPAFAEDWVNLVALAVNEENAAGGRIVTAPTNGAAGIIPAVLHYAVHYTPAGRADPDDTAVRFLLAAGAIGSLYKERASISGAEVGCQGEVGSAASMAAAGLAEILGGTPAQVENAAEIAMEHSLGLTCDPIEGLVQIPCIERNAISAGKAINAARMALRGNGIHRVSLDQVIETMRVTGQDMSSKYKETSTGGLAVNVPVNIVEC
- a CDS encoding 2Fe-2S iron-sulfur cluster-binding protein, encoding MNAPLRTPRGGRIDRDTALAFTFDGRELTGHPGDTLASALLANGIHRIASSVKFGRARGVTAAWAEDTGGLVQIETPFPEPMLLATTVELFDGLVTRGLPGQGRLAETPDPATYDAKHAHADLLVVGAGPAGLAAALTAARAGARVVLVDEQSEAGGALLGDTEIIDGAPASEWVAAAVAELAACPEVVHLQRTTAFGHYDDGFVLALERRTDHLGFDAPASLSRQRVWRIRARHVLIATGAHERPVVFTDNDRPGIMLAHAARTFLHRYGVRIGTRAVVFTTNDSAYPVALELHDAGVGIEAVVEARDECPPRWLRECERRGIAVRTASVVCGTRGADRVTHALVTGRSDTARRVPLACDALLVSGGWNPAVHLYSQARGALRYDAALGAFLPGEPLPGVTVAGSANGIFELAGCLRAGRSAGAAALLGLGFSPAPAADPGVADSGAPSPPLVLWRVPDSDGAARQFVDVQRDATVADLARAVGAGMRSMEHIKRYTTIGTAHDQGKTSGVISSGIAAELLGTRIEDLGTTTFRPPYTPVAFAALAGRNRGALFDPERVTAVHDWHVAHGAVFEDVGQWKRPRYYPRPGEDMAAAVLRECAAVRGGVGILDGSTLGKIDVQGPDAGTLLDLMYTNMMSTLRVGMVRYGVMCGVDGMVLDDGTVMRLADNRFQVFTTTENAARILDWMEEWLQTEWPHLRVRLTSVTDHWATFPVAGPKSRDVVGAVFPDLDVGTAAFPFMAWRDTRLGEVPVRVARVSFSGELAFEVNVDSRHAIALWERLIAAGQPFGITPYGTETMHVLRAEKGYPIIGQDTDGTVTPQDLGMEWVVSKKKRDFLGKRSFDRAANRNPLRKQFVGLLPLDRETVLPEGAQIIEAVADGQLPPPPVPMLGHVTSSYRSAELGRPFALALVAAGRSRLGDTLHVPVGEKLIPVEVTGTVLVDPEGTRRDG
- a CDS encoding IclR family transcriptional regulator, yielding MANSNGQRERSSDGGVQSVDRALSVLEILARKGEAGVSEIAGEIGVHKSTVFRLLGSLEDHQLVAQTYERGKYRLSMGILRLAAAVPERLEVTEQGHLVCERLAHKLGETVNVAVLRSHFAVNLDQARGPASIGTHNWIGQPTPAHATSSGKILLAHLEADLRAQLLREAGLPRFTEHTITSRELLQHQLDAARGNGFAMTVEEYEIGLNAIAAPIRNYAGHTAAALSVSGPVYRFTEERMLAAAPEVMAAAAEISEHMGFRDTYPPGT
- a CDS encoding glycine cleavage system protein H produces the protein MQVHQLPIDRAYTGKHLWVALAPGEGFADSPLRVGLTAAAVPDRAVAALRLPPIRSIVDAGVACGAVRMADGSEFAIHAPIGGLVTIHNAAALEQPELLAQDPFHAGWLFAVLPAPGSSSDGLLTHTRYLEELRTVTR
- a CDS encoding sarcosine oxidase subunit gamma; translated protein: MADTVTIAAEPFAAMVNLWTDPAGPGGAAAGRVLGLELPTAPSTFAEAARVCAIWLGPEEWLVTDRAAAATVLEAELRAAVGAHGGAAVDVSGQRTAVRLGGSRARDLLAKGCSIDLHPRVFRAGSAVQTMLGRAAVILSALDDAGTDYRILVRSSFAGHLARWLTDAAAEFG
- a CDS encoding sarcosine oxidase subunit beta family protein codes for the protein MTSDPPPGARLPEHPEFLWRNPEPKKTYDIVIVGGGGHGLATAHYLARNHGITDVAVLEKGWLAGGNMARNTTLIRSNYLWDESAKIYEHALKLWEGLEDDLGYPILFSQRGVLNLAHSLQDIRDGVRRVQANRLNGIDAEWVEPEEVRKLCPIVNISGDIRYPVLGATYQPRAGIAKHDYVAWGFARRADAAGIDIIQDCEVTGFAVDGDRVTGVRTTRGDISAGRIALCAAGHTSTLTDMLGIRTPLQSHPLQAMVSELLEPVHPTIVMSGAMHVYVSQAHKGELVMGAGIDAYNGYGQRGAFHIVESQMAAAVELFPVFARAHLLRTWGGIVDVSPDASPIVGRTPYENVYLNCGWGTGGFKATPGIGWCLADTLATGEPHEYVAPFGLDRFVTGALVDEHGAAAVAH
- a CDS encoding GcvT family protein: MGTSPRVVIIGAGIVGANLADELVARGWDAITVVDQGPVPLTGGSSSHAPGLVFQTNAAKTMTEFARYTVEKFLGLEDEGRWCFNQVGGLEVATTPARLAELHRRHGWATSWGVDSSVVEPRECVRLHPLLDEKQILGGLYVPTDGLAKASRVVAALARRVAARGVQFRGLTKVIGIEQSGGRVTGVRTADGVLPADIVVSCAGFWGPEIGAMVGMDVPLLPLAHQYAKTGRIRELAGRSTEFAEASLPILRHQEQDLYFREHVDRLGIGSYAHRPMPVDPRELPDSTRVSATEMPSMLPFTAADFAPSWKQARLLLPSLEATEVEEGFNGIFSFTPDGGPLIGESAEVAGFWIAEAVWVTHSAGVARSVAQLLVNGRSEIDLHGCDVHRFEQVQLSPDYVSETAQQNFVEIYDIVHPLQPRLSPRDLRVSPFHARQRELGAVFLENAGWERPHWFEANADLVAQLPPEWVPPARDEWAARFHSPIAAAEAWRTRTAVALYDMTPLKRLEITGSGALALLDRLTTGKMDKSVGSVTYTLALDEAGGVRSDLTVTRLSENTFQVGANGNLDLDHFRRQAPPGDGVRIRDITGGTCCVGVWGPRARDLVQALSGDDFSPEGFKYFRAKRVRVGGIPVTALRLSYVGELGWELYASADNGLRLWDLLWARGQQYGIVAAGRAAFNSLRLEKGYRAWGTDMTTEHDPYAAGLGFAVRMRKGDFVGRAALHHMSAVPVERRLSCLVIDDGRSVVLGQEPVYVDGVPCGYVTSAAFGHTIGAPIAYAWLPAAAGVGTRVEIEYFGARIPATVTAEPLVAPEMARIRC